The Streptomyces sp. NBC_00454 DNA segment TCGGTGAGGCGGGCGTAGAAGGCGTGCGCCGACTCGGTGCAGGCGGGGGTGAGGCCGCCGATGACCTTGGGGGTGTTGGAGATGCCGTGCGTGCGGTTGCCGGGGTCGAGGCGGCTGGGGGAGTAGGCCAGATGGAAGTCCCGGCCGGCGCGCAGCCGGGAGCCCGATTCGAGGATCGGGCGCAGGTACTCCTCGGTGACGCCCGGGTGGGCGGCCGATTCGAGGATCACGGTGGTGTGGGGGCGCAGCCGGGCGGCGAGCGTACGGCCTGCCTCGCCGACCGCGGACAGGTCGAGTGCACGGTCCGCGCCGAGCTGGGTGGGGGCGCAGATGACGGCGGTGCGGACCCGGCCGAGTTCTACGGGGTTGGTGGTGACCCGGAAGCCGGCCGCCGACATGCGGCGGATCTCGGCGGCTGTGAGGGTGGAGTCCGTCGCCGGACCGCTGTCGTAGCCGACCGTCTCGATCCCGGCGGCCACGGCTGCCTGGGCGAGCGGGAGACCGAGATGGCCGAGTCCGATGACGGCGAGATCTGCGGGCATGGGGGTGCCGTCCCTTCCCTTCCCTGACATGCATGAGGGGGCGGAGCGCGCAAGTCCTGTGGATGCGGAGAGCTGGCGCAATGTCAGACTAGGCGTATATATGACAGATATGTCGCATTCAGGGGTGGTGGTCGCCGTCGTGTTATCCACAGGCGGTGGCTGATGTGGGTGCGGGCGGACAGAATCGTGAACGGGCGATGTGAGCGGGATCACCCACGACGGGTGGGACGACCCCACGGGGCGGGCAGGGCGGCCCGCGTAACGGGAGGCAGGCGGCTGTGAGCACGACAGGGACAGGGACAGGGACAGGGAACGGCGCAGGGTCGGGTTCGGGCTCGGGCCCGGGTGCGGGGTTCGGAAGGGGAATGGGGGGTGGGGCCGGGGTGCTCGGACCGGCGCAGCGGGCCGAGGCGCTCGCCGCAATGGCCGAGCGGGAGCTGGACGTGCTGGTGGTCGGCGCGGGCGTGGTGGGGGCCGGGACCGCGCTGGATGCCGTGACCCGCGGTCTGGCGACCGGGCTGGTGGAGGCGCGGGACTGGGCTTCGGGCACCTCCAGCCGCTCCAGCAAGCTCATCCACGGCGGGCTCAGATACCTGGAGATGCTCGACTTCGGCCTCGTGCGGGAGGCGCTGAAGGAGCGCGGCCTGCTGCTGGGGCGCCTCGCCCCGCACCTGGTGAAGCCGGTGCCGTTCCTCTACCCGTTGCAGCACAAGGGGTGGGAGCGGTTCTACGCGGGCTCCGGGGTCGCCCTGTACGACGCCATGTCGCTCTCCAGCGGCCACGGGCGCGGGCTGCCGACGCACCGCCACCTCTCGCGCAAGCGCGCCCTGCGGATCGCCCCGGCGCTGCGCAAGGACGCGCTGGTGGGCGCCCTGCAGTACTACGACGCCCAGATGGACGACGCGCGGTACGTGGCGACGCTGGTGCGGACGGCCGCCGCGTACGGGGCGCAGTGCGCCAACCGGGCGAGGGTCGTCGGCTTCCTGCGCGAGGGCGAGCGGGTCGTCGGCGCCCGGGTCCAGGACGTGGAGGGCGGCGGGGAGTACGAGATCCGCGCGAAGCAGATCGTCAACGCGACGGGGGTGTGGACGGACGACACCCAGGCGCTGATCGGGGAGCGCGGACAGTTCCACGTACGGGCGTCGAAGGGCATCCATCTGGTCGTCCCGAAGGACCGGATCCACTCCTCGACGGGGCTGATCCTGCGGACGGAGAAGTCCGTCCTGTTCGTCATCCCGTGGGGCCGGCACTGGATCGTGGGCACCACGGACACCGACTGGGACCTGGACAAGGCGCACCCGGCGGCTTCGAGCGCCGACATCGACTACCTGCTGGAGCACGTGAACACGGTGCTGGCGGTGCCGCTCACCCGGGACGACGTCCAGGGGGTCTACGCCGGCCTGCGGCCGCTGCTGGCCGGGGAGTCGGACGCGACGAGCAAGCTCTCGCGCGAGCACACGGTGGCGCATCCGGTGCCGGGGCTGGTGGTGGTCGCGGGAGGCAAGTACACGACGTACCGGGTGATGGCCAAGGACGCGGTGGACGAGGCCGTGCACGGCCTGGACCAGCGGGTCGCGGAGTGCGTGACGGAGGACGTGCCGCTGGTCGGGGCGGAGGGGTACCGGGCGCTCTGGAACGGGCGGGCGAGGATCGCGGCGCGGACGGGGCTCCACGTGGTGCGGGTGGAGCACCTGTTGAACCGGTACGGCTCGCTGACGGAGGAACTGCTGTCGCTGATCGCGGCGGACGCCTCGCTGGGGGAGCCGCTGACGGGCGCCGACGACTACCTCCGGGCCGAAGTGGTCTACGCGGCCTCGCACGAGGGCGCGCGGCACCTCGACGACGTACTGACGCGGCGGACGCGGATCTCGATCGAGACCTTCGACCGGGGGACGAGATCGGCGCGGGAGTGCGCGGAGTTGATGGCTCCGGTACTGGGGTGGGACAAGCAGCAGATCGAGAAGGAAGTGGAACACTACGAAAAGCGGGTGCAGGCGGAACGGGAATCGCAGCGCCAGCCGGACGACCAGACGGCGGACGCCGCGAGGCTGGGGGCACCGGACATCGTCCCGTTGTAACTCCGCAATGTGGAGGGGGGAACCACGGACCCGGGGCTCCCGTCCGTTGCGGAGTAAGGGACAATGAGGGTTCTGCCGGGGCGGGTTACCGGGGACCCCGGCCACTGCCGGGACAACCGGAACAGGCGGCACGATCGCAGAGGGGACGCATGTCGAAGCCGGAGCACACCGAGTCGCCGGAGCCGTCTGTCGGGACGGGATCGCCGGTGTCTCCGGCAGCCGATCACGCGGACGAGAAGCCCGCGGGCCCGAAGCCCCCCACCGCGAAGCGCGGCGGCACGGGCCGGGCCGGGGCCAAGGCCGCCCCGGCGGCCGGGGAGACGGAACCGCAGGACGCGAAGCCGGAGGCCCTGAAGCCTGCTGCGGCGAAGCCGGTTGGGCGGGCGGAGCCGAGCAAGTCGGCGGAGCCGAGCGGATCGGTGAAGTCGGCCGGCCAGGCGAAGCCGAGCGAGTCGGCGGAGCCGCAGGACGCGAAGCCCGCTGCGGCGGAGCCGGAGGCCCCGAAGCCTGCTGCGGCGAAGCCGGAGTTGCGCAAGGCTCCGGTGGCGAAGACGGCCGTGGCGGAGCCCGAGGACGCGAAGCCCGCCGTGGGTGGGGCTGCCGTTCCGGCGGCGCGGTCCGGCGGCGCCGCGAAGGCTGCCGCGAAGGCGCCCGAGAAGGCGGCCGCTAAGGCTGAGCCCGAGGACGCGAAGCCTGCGGGTGGGGCTGCGGCTCCGGCTCCGGCGGCGAAGCCTGCCGCGGTGAGCAAGGCCGACGAGGTGGCGGCGGCCGTCAAGGCGGCCGTGGTCAAGGCGGGGCAGGGCGCTCAGGACGAGGGCCGACTGCTCGCGGGCCGCTACCGGCTCAGCGACGTCCTCGGCAAGGGCGGCATGGGCACGGTCTGGCGCGCCGAGGACGAGACCCTCGGCCGCACCGTCGCCGTCAAGGAACTCCGCTTCGGCACCGGCGTGGACGAGGACGAGAAGCGCCGCCTCATCACCCGCACCCTGCGCGAGGCCAAGGCCATCGCGCGGATCCGCAGCGGTGGCGCGGTGACCGTCTACGACGTCGTCGACGAAGACGGCCGCCCGTGGATCGTCATGGAGCTCATCGAGGGCCCGTCCCTCGCCGAGTTCATCCGGGAGAACGGTCCCCTCACCCCCCGTCGCGCCGCCGAGGTCGGCCTCGCCGTCCTCGACGTACTGCGCGCCGCGCACCGCCAGGGCATCCTGCACCGGGACGTGAAGCCCTCCAACGTGCTCCTCGCCGACCACGGCAACGGCCGCGTCATCCTCACCGACTTCGGCATCGCCCAGGTCGAGGGCGACCCGTCCGTCACCTCCACCGGCATGCTCGTCGGAGCACCCTCGTACATCTCCCCCGAGCGGGCCCGCGGCCAGCGCCCCGGTCCGCCCGCGGACATGTGGTCGCTCGGCGGGCTGCTGTACGCCTCGGTCGAGGGGACGCCCCCGTACGACAAGGGTTCGGCCCTCGCCACCCTCACCGCGGTCATGACCGAGCCGGTCGACCCGCCCAAGAACGCCGGTCCGCTGACCGAGGTCATCTACGGACTCCTCGTCAAGGACCCCGCCCACCGGCTCGACGACGACCGCGCGCGGGCGATGCTCACCGCCGTGATCGAAGCGCCGGAGGAGCCGGCCCCCGTAGCGGCGCCGAGCGCCGAGGAAACCCGGCAGATATCGCTCGCCGAGGCACAGGAGGCCGCGGAGAAGGCGAATGCCGAGAAGGCGGCGAAGGCTGCCGAGAAGGCAGAGAAGAAGGAGCGCGAGCGCCGGGAGCGGGAGCAGCGCGAGCGCGCCCGCGCGGCGTTGAAGTCGGCCCGCAAGGCGGCCGCGGTCGTCACCGCCACGGCCACGACGGGCGCCCCGCCCCCGACCGCGCGCCCCGCGCCCGTCCCGGCGCCGCTCACCGACGTCATGCCGCGCCGCACCATCGTGCTCGCGATAGCCGGCCTGGTCGTCGTCCTGGCGGTCATAGGCTCGCTCATCGCGTACGCCTTCAACGGCGACGAGAAGGGCGGCGCGAAGAACGAGGGCAAGGGTGGCAACCCCTCGTCCGCGTCCAGCCCGGCGGGCGGAGCGTCACCGGCGCCCACCCCGCCGCCGAAGTCCGGGGGACCGGGCACCAGCGCCAACGGCGGTGCGGGCTCGCCGAGCCCCGGCGCGGGGACCGGCACGGGTACGGGTACCGGTACCGGTACGACCAGCAGCGGTCAGGGGCAGGGCGCTACGCCCGGGGGCTCCGGTGGCGGACTCCCGGCCGGGTACGTGATGGTGACGGAGCCGGGGCTGCACTTCGCGATGGCGATGCCGCAGGGCTTCAAGCAGACCGACACGATCGGCGACAACGACGGCGCGATATACAGCCGCGACGGCGGTTTCCCGCGCATCCAGGTCGACTTCAACGCCAAGCCGGGTCAGGACGCCCGCGCCGCGTGGCTGGAGCTCGCTCCGGCCGTGTCGAGCAGCAGCACGAACTACAAGCTGCTGCGGGTCGACGTGGTGGACTACCGGGGGTACCCGACCGTCGCGGACTGGGAGTTCGAGCGGGACCAGAA contains these protein-coding regions:
- a CDS encoding glycerol-3-phosphate dehydrogenase/oxidase; protein product: MGGGAGVLGPAQRAEALAAMAERELDVLVVGAGVVGAGTALDAVTRGLATGLVEARDWASGTSSRSSKLIHGGLRYLEMLDFGLVREALKERGLLLGRLAPHLVKPVPFLYPLQHKGWERFYAGSGVALYDAMSLSSGHGRGLPTHRHLSRKRALRIAPALRKDALVGALQYYDAQMDDARYVATLVRTAAAYGAQCANRARVVGFLREGERVVGARVQDVEGGGEYEIRAKQIVNATGVWTDDTQALIGERGQFHVRASKGIHLVVPKDRIHSSTGLILRTEKSVLFVIPWGRHWIVGTTDTDWDLDKAHPAASSADIDYLLEHVNTVLAVPLTRDDVQGVYAGLRPLLAGESDATSKLSREHTVAHPVPGLVVVAGGKYTTYRVMAKDAVDEAVHGLDQRVAECVTEDVPLVGAEGYRALWNGRARIAARTGLHVVRVEHLLNRYGSLTEELLSLIAADASLGEPLTGADDYLRAEVVYAASHEGARHLDDVLTRRTRISIETFDRGTRSARECAELMAPVLGWDKQQIEKEVEHYEKRVQAERESQRQPDDQTADAARLGAPDIVPL
- a CDS encoding serine/threonine-protein kinase, with product MSPAADHADEKPAGPKPPTAKRGGTGRAGAKAAPAAGETEPQDAKPEALKPAAAKPVGRAEPSKSAEPSGSVKSAGQAKPSESAEPQDAKPAAAEPEAPKPAAAKPELRKAPVAKTAVAEPEDAKPAVGGAAVPAARSGGAAKAAAKAPEKAAAKAEPEDAKPAGGAAAPAPAAKPAAVSKADEVAAAVKAAVVKAGQGAQDEGRLLAGRYRLSDVLGKGGMGTVWRAEDETLGRTVAVKELRFGTGVDEDEKRRLITRTLREAKAIARIRSGGAVTVYDVVDEDGRPWIVMELIEGPSLAEFIRENGPLTPRRAAEVGLAVLDVLRAAHRQGILHRDVKPSNVLLADHGNGRVILTDFGIAQVEGDPSVTSTGMLVGAPSYISPERARGQRPGPPADMWSLGGLLYASVEGTPPYDKGSALATLTAVMTEPVDPPKNAGPLTEVIYGLLVKDPAHRLDDDRARAMLTAVIEAPEEPAPVAAPSAEETRQISLAEAQEAAEKANAEKAAKAAEKAEKKERERREREQRERARAALKSARKAAAVVTATATTGAPPPTARPAPVPAPLTDVMPRRTIVLAIAGLVVVLAVIGSLIAYAFNGDEKGGAKNEGKGGNPSSASSPAGGASPAPTPPPKSGGPGTSANGGAGSPSPGAGTGTGTGTGTGTTSSGQGQGATPGGSGGGLPAGYVMVTEPGLHFAMAMPQGFKQTDTIGDNDGAIYSRDGGFPRIQVDFNAKPGQDARAAWLELAPAVSSSSTNYKLLRVDVVDYRGYPTVADWEFERDQKGTRVRVLDRGFRMDAKHGYAIMISCAADQWDAAECSQMRKTAFETFQPLS